One stretch of Alcaligenes faecalis DNA includes these proteins:
- a CDS encoding undecaprenyl-diphosphate phosphatase, giving the protein MTEQTLYLLKALFLGIVEGITEFIPVSSTAHLLILGSWIDFSSGDAKVFEVVIQFGSILAVVWIFRARLIQLIMGTLRGDRTEMMFTRNLLIAFLPAAVIGALTIQYVKALFHHQIVFVFTLVLGGLLMLWVERKPQYAKNSSELDQGETATSQKATAFALEEITWKQALVVGFAQCIAMVPGTSRSGATIIGGMLAGIQRKTATEFSFFLAMPTMLAATVYDLYRNGASLSADQGTAIIVGFIAAFFSALFLVKAVLRFVSSRTYRPFAWYRIALGAVLFVWLMV; this is encoded by the coding sequence ATGACTGAGCAAACTCTCTATTTGTTGAAAGCCCTGTTCCTGGGGATTGTTGAGGGCATCACGGAATTTATTCCGGTTTCCAGCACGGCGCACTTGCTGATCCTGGGTTCCTGGATTGATTTTTCCTCCGGCGATGCCAAGGTGTTCGAGGTCGTTATTCAGTTTGGTTCGATTCTGGCCGTGGTATGGATTTTCCGCGCCCGTCTGATTCAGCTGATCATGGGTACCTTGCGCGGTGACCGCACCGAAATGATGTTCACGCGCAATCTGCTGATCGCGTTTTTGCCTGCTGCCGTCATCGGTGCCTTGACGATTCAGTACGTCAAAGCCTTGTTCCATCACCAGATTGTATTTGTGTTCACGCTGGTGCTGGGTGGTTTGCTGATGCTGTGGGTAGAGCGCAAGCCGCAGTACGCGAAGAACAGCTCCGAGCTGGATCAGGGTGAAACCGCTACCTCGCAAAAGGCCACGGCCTTTGCCCTGGAAGAGATCACCTGGAAGCAGGCTCTGGTTGTTGGTTTTGCCCAGTGCATTGCCATGGTGCCAGGTACTTCGCGTTCGGGGGCGACGATTATTGGTGGCATGCTGGCCGGTATTCAGCGCAAGACCGCCACGGAGTTTTCTTTCTTCCTGGCCATGCCAACCATGCTGGCCGCCACGGTCTATGATCTGTATCGCAACGGTGCATCCTTGAGTGCCGATCAAGGCACCGCAATTATTGTGGGCTTTATCGCGGCGTTCTTTAGCGCGCTGTTCCTGGTGAAAGCCGTGCTGCGTTTTGTATCCAGCCGCACCTATCGTCCCTTTGCCTGGTATCGCATTGCGCTGGGCGCGGTGCTGTTTGTCTGGCTGATGGTCTAA
- a CDS encoding autotransporter outer membrane beta-barrel domain-containing protein, translating to MPANHGGKPLQDYATVTFHRTAANTHGYAQFSNQIVFQDVFITVEGSQSDGVTVRNWGPQVDFNNLSIRASGISGDGINVGRDNSNGQVRVHQNATIESVQGIGVRAVASEQDDKAHIITFNGNSTIKTYGNGGNDAGHAVFAGTQSKGCGPFGLPFFDCKANGRAEVNLLGDSDKLHTISTEGVAAHGLYASGKGTIVANNIQVQTQADNAHGLAVNRINDRFYYKSNDQGSQDYAGNIELRGNVAVTVQGANAYAFHADSGSELSGQDSEGKVASIRSFDSSLGTVVADKVYLVQGNMLATRSGLIDLHMGNGSQFTGTSAIDQNGVLNLQLAGPNSSWAMTGDSSLSSLTLADGARLRPQNANSPAPGNHTLTGTVNSQKGIIDLSQNALAGDTLTIDGDYIGDQGQILINSVLQDDQSVTDKLIITGNASGESSLRVTNLGGTGAQTAQGIRVIEVQGQSGANFTLEGDYLHQGEQSVVAGAYAYKLRKGQVANAEGDWFLRSELKAIDPGPGPGPDPDPDPDPQPLYNAGAPINEVYPQLLLSLNTLPTLQQRLGQRYWSLTDSTLQGTASFSDDASPRALNGTWLRVEGEHSKMKPRQSTTDSRYDMDTFKLQLGLDRVVKETASGRLLAGASFLYGHGKADVSSPHGDGNIKTDGYGLAASLTWFAQQGFYVDGQAQYNWFDSKLHSSLAGKDLANGKNKGKGYALSLEAGQKLALSERWSLTPQAQVQYNKVDFDDFTTQWSSGNSEVSLKKGESVRARLGVSIDFQDTGENRQGQRTHSNFYGILNLYNEFSGKTKVRVSGTDLSHQQERLWASLGVGGAYSWDNNKYAIYGEGSVNSSVKHFGDSYGYKGTLGFRFRW from the coding sequence GTGCCCGCGAACCACGGCGGCAAGCCATTGCAGGACTACGCCACGGTGACATTTCACCGTACTGCCGCCAATACCCATGGCTACGCCCAGTTCTCCAACCAGATTGTTTTTCAGGACGTGTTCATCACGGTAGAGGGCAGCCAAAGCGATGGTGTCACCGTACGCAACTGGGGGCCACAGGTCGATTTCAATAATCTGAGCATTCGTGCTTCCGGCATCAGCGGGGACGGCATCAACGTAGGGCGCGACAACTCCAATGGACAAGTACGAGTCCATCAAAACGCCACCATCGAATCCGTGCAAGGCATAGGCGTACGGGCGGTTGCCTCGGAACAGGACGACAAAGCGCACATCATCACCTTCAATGGCAACTCCACCATCAAGACTTACGGAAACGGTGGAAATGATGCTGGCCATGCCGTTTTTGCAGGCACCCAATCCAAAGGCTGTGGCCCGTTCGGACTACCGTTTTTTGACTGCAAGGCCAACGGCAGAGCCGAAGTCAATCTACTGGGTGATAGCGACAAGCTGCACACGATAAGCACTGAAGGCGTCGCCGCCCACGGCCTGTATGCCTCCGGAAAAGGCACTATTGTTGCCAACAATATTCAGGTCCAGACCCAGGCCGACAATGCCCACGGGCTGGCGGTCAACCGGATCAATGACCGCTTCTACTACAAATCAAACGACCAGGGCAGCCAGGACTATGCCGGCAATATAGAGTTGCGCGGCAATGTCGCCGTAACCGTCCAAGGAGCCAATGCCTACGCGTTTCATGCAGATAGCGGCTCGGAACTGTCCGGGCAGGACTCGGAAGGCAAGGTCGCCTCGATCCGCTCTTTTGACAGCTCGTTAGGCACAGTTGTCGCTGACAAGGTCTATTTGGTTCAGGGCAATATGCTGGCGACCCGTTCCGGGCTGATTGATCTGCACATGGGCAATGGCAGCCAATTCACTGGCACCAGCGCTATCGACCAAAACGGTGTACTGAATCTGCAACTGGCTGGCCCCAACAGCAGTTGGGCCATGACGGGCGATTCCAGCCTTTCCAGCTTGACTCTGGCCGATGGCGCTCGTTTGCGGCCTCAGAACGCCAACTCCCCTGCCCCCGGCAATCACACGCTGACAGGCACAGTAAACAGTCAAAAAGGGATTATCGATTTAAGCCAGAACGCGCTTGCGGGAGACACCCTGACGATTGATGGCGACTATATCGGGGACCAGGGCCAGATTCTGATCAATAGCGTTTTGCAGGACGACCAATCTGTCACCGATAAATTAATCATCACCGGCAACGCTAGCGGCGAGAGCAGCTTGCGCGTGACCAATCTGGGCGGCACTGGTGCACAGACAGCCCAGGGCATACGTGTGATTGAGGTACAGGGTCAATCCGGTGCCAACTTCACCCTGGAGGGGGACTACCTCCACCAAGGCGAGCAATCCGTGGTCGCGGGAGCCTATGCCTACAAGCTGCGTAAAGGACAAGTGGCCAATGCGGAAGGCGACTGGTTTTTACGCTCCGAACTGAAAGCCATCGACCCCGGACCAGGCCCAGGTCCTGACCCGGATCCAGATCCAGACCCACAGCCTCTCTACAATGCAGGCGCTCCCATCAATGAAGTCTATCCTCAGCTTTTGCTGTCCCTGAATACGCTGCCAACCTTGCAGCAGCGTCTGGGCCAGCGCTACTGGAGCCTGACCGACAGCACATTACAAGGCACAGCCAGTTTCTCCGACGATGCAAGTCCCCGTGCACTGAATGGCACCTGGCTGCGTGTCGAAGGCGAGCACAGCAAGATGAAGCCGCGTCAATCCACCACGGATTCCCGCTACGACATGGATACCTTCAAGCTGCAACTGGGTCTGGACAGAGTCGTCAAAGAAACCGCCTCGGGCCGTTTGCTGGCGGGCGCCAGTTTCTTGTATGGCCATGGCAAGGCAGATGTGTCCTCTCCCCACGGGGACGGCAACATCAAGACCGACGGTTATGGCCTTGCGGCCAGCCTGACCTGGTTTGCTCAGCAAGGTTTTTATGTGGACGGGCAAGCTCAGTACAACTGGTTCGATAGCAAGCTGCATTCCTCTCTGGCTGGCAAGGACCTGGCCAATGGCAAGAACAAAGGCAAGGGCTATGCCTTGTCCCTGGAGGCCGGACAAAAGCTGGCCTTGAGCGAACGCTGGTCTCTGACACCCCAGGCGCAGGTGCAATACAACAAGGTGGATTTTGATGATTTCACCACGCAATGGAGCAGCGGCAACTCCGAGGTCTCCCTGAAAAAGGGCGAGAGTGTCCGAGCCCGTCTGGGTGTGAGCATCGACTTCCAGGACACAGGAGAAAACCGCCAAGGCCAACGCACGCACTCCAACTTTTACGGCATTCTGAATCTGTATAACGAGTTCTCTGGCAAAACCAAGGTACGAGTCAGCGGCACCGACCTGAGCCATCAGCAAGAAAGGCTGTGGGCCAGCCTGGGAGTAGGTGGAGCCTATAGCTGGGACAACAACAAATACGCCATCTATGGGGAAGGCTCGGTGAACTCCAGCGTGAAGCACTTTGGTGATAGCTACGGCTACAAGGGCACGCTAGGTTTCCGATTCAGGTGGTAG
- a CDS encoding UDP-2,3-diacylglucosamine diphosphatase codes for MSTKLTLTGTIWIAADLHLGPDNPDTVQDFLQFLHSAQHQAHALILGGDIFNAWIGDDQIAHPAPWLAQVSEALRTFAQQHPLYLMRGNRDFLLGKTYARHVHATLLPDQVILDTSAGLILMSHGDEYCLDDLAYQRFRYWVRKPWLQKLYLACPLSLRQRIADSARAGSQRGKQYKSKEIMDVQPAAIVAACEAHPVHAMVHGHTHRPAVHDIPGFEPMRRWVLPDWDAESDNAKRGGYISIQGSDLCLHQWDQPDQCQTLKAG; via the coding sequence TTGTCGACTAAGCTCACGCTGACGGGCACTATCTGGATTGCCGCGGACCTGCACCTGGGTCCGGACAATCCAGACACCGTCCAGGATTTTCTGCAGTTTCTGCACTCCGCCCAGCATCAAGCTCATGCCTTGATCCTGGGCGGTGATATTTTCAATGCCTGGATTGGTGACGATCAAATTGCCCACCCTGCTCCCTGGCTTGCTCAAGTCAGTGAGGCGCTGCGCACCTTTGCGCAGCAGCACCCGTTATATCTGATGCGCGGCAATCGCGACTTTCTGCTGGGCAAGACCTACGCCCGCCATGTCCACGCCACGCTCCTGCCGGATCAAGTGATCCTGGATACCTCGGCCGGTTTGATTCTGATGTCACACGGCGATGAGTATTGTCTGGACGATCTGGCCTATCAACGCTTTCGCTATTGGGTACGCAAACCCTGGCTGCAAAAACTGTATCTGGCTTGCCCATTGAGCCTGCGCCAGCGCATTGCCGACTCGGCCCGTGCGGGCAGCCAGCGCGGCAAGCAATACAAGTCCAAAGAGATTATGGATGTGCAGCCTGCGGCTATTGTGGCAGCCTGCGAGGCACATCCCGTGCACGCCATGGTGCATGGCCATACCCATAGACCGGCGGTGCATGATATTCCTGGCTTTGAGCCGATGCGCCGTTGGGTACTGCCGGATTGGGATGCCGAATCTGACAACGCCAAACGTGGCGGTTATATCAGCATTCAAGGCTCCGACTTGTGCCTGCATCAATGGGACCAGCCGGACCAGTGCCAGACACTGAAGGCGGGCTGA
- a CDS encoding peptidylprolyl isomerase: MSTSPRVQLQTNQGTILIELNAEKAPNTVANFVDYVSSGFYDGTVFHRVINNFMIQGGGFEADMKQKATNAPVKNEADNGLKNDKYTLAMARTSDPHSATAQFFINVADNDFLNFTAPTANGWGYAVFGRVIEGMDVVDKIKTVRTGNKGFHQDVPVEDVILEKATLVD; encoded by the coding sequence ATGAGCACCTCTCCACGCGTCCAACTGCAGACGAACCAGGGCACCATCCTGATCGAACTGAACGCAGAAAAAGCCCCCAACACCGTGGCCAACTTTGTGGACTACGTGTCCAGCGGTTTTTACGACGGCACCGTGTTTCACCGTGTGATCAACAACTTCATGATCCAGGGCGGCGGCTTTGAGGCCGACATGAAGCAAAAAGCGACCAACGCGCCTGTCAAGAACGAAGCCGACAACGGTTTGAAGAACGACAAGTACACCCTGGCCATGGCTCGCACCTCCGACCCGCACTCGGCTACGGCTCAGTTCTTCATCAACGTGGCTGACAACGACTTCCTGAACTTCACCGCTCCTACCGCCAATGGCTGGGGCTACGCCGTATTTGGCCGCGTGATCGAAGGCATGGACGTGGTCGACAAAATCAAGACCGTGCGCACCGGCAACAAGGGCTTCCACCAAGACGTGCCCGTTGAGGACGTCATTCTGGAAAAAGCCACGCTTGTCGACTAA